The nucleotide sequence ATCAAAGGCAAGAAATCTAGActtcaaaacagtttttgaCACAATCTGATATGAAAAGAATTACTTAAGATTGAGAAGACAAAGAACTGGTTAATCAGGAGAGGACAACAGGTTGTGTTACGTGTTTGCATCATTAGATGGAAGCTGCTAAGGGGTTCTTTAAGGGTTGTCTTGCAGTAGAACTTTTTCATATTTAAGTTAAAGACTAAGTCATAAAACCTCAGAGCATACTGCTGAAATTTGATGGCAAAGTAAGTCTGAGAACCAttgaaatgataaaaaaaaccaagaagaatCAGATGACCTTGATGACTTCTATAATATAAATGGAATTAAATTTAATAGTACAAAGAGCAATGTAACTAGATTTTCATCTATAAACTGTGAGTTTATCAGTTGAAagtgacagagaaaaagaaagatgcagcCAATCTACTAAAGAAGGACTACTAGTCATCAAAACATGATATAGCTATGAAAAATGTTAATACTGAGGATTAAACAAGATATTTCTGGGTTAAAGAAAGAGATATTTGACACTACCACATGAGGTAGAGTACATCTTCATGATGAAAATCATAAACAATTCCTGTCCTCCATATTAAACAAGGATTCACTGgaaacatcattaaaaatgtaGTGGAGGTGAAGGGGAAGTTCATCAGCATGACGACAGGAATGCAGAACTTAgttcatgaaaggaaattgaaaaatCTTGTACtatattgcagaaaaaaacccaaccctaagATGAGAGAAATTTGGTCTGTATACACATGAATGGGTAAAAAGAGCCTGCAGTTGTTTATAATGTATTGAGCTTTAAGATTAGTATCAACATAAgaattttacatatatatacaaacacatattttaaacaTATGCTTTTCATGCAACATGAGTCCTTGCACTAAGGGAGGATAGGACTCAGTGCCCAAGAATGCCAGTTTATTCTGAATCATAAACATGATCTCTGGGGTCAACAAAATAACATTTACACCAAGTGTTTTAATGGCATTTATTCTGATTCAAATGcacataattttcttcttcactcATCTGTTTAAGATCTACATGAATGCTTTAAACATCATTCACAACTAGGTGCCTAATGCAAAGCTTATTTAGTTAAAGTGCTTCCATCGACTTCTGTATGCTTTGGATTAGGTTCTATATCCTTACCCACAGCCAGCTGCTGCAAGCTGCAGTTTTATCACAGTATTagactgcttttctcttttccccatgatcttaaagggaaagaaagaggtaTACTTTGGCTTGCCCTGTCCATTCTTTAGTGTGCTTAGATTGCAGTTATTTCCTGCTGAGGCCTGGATGAGGTTTAGTTTGTTGAAGAGCAACTTTTTAATCATCTCACAGAATGAATGAACTACAAGATACGTCAGGTTTCTatcagaagatgaaaaatgtaGAAACTTATCAGTACCTCTCTTCCTCTGGATATATTGTAGGTCAGAAAAACCCACTCTGTACAGTACTTATTACTCTTATAAAGGAtgctaaaaatataattatgcAAAGAATTATCACCAAGAAACTTTGCAAAACAGCTAAAGCAGACATAAAATATGGCTGGCTGTGCATGGCAAAAAGTGCAAGTGAGacagcaggagagcagatgaATCCAATTCCAGGCTATGTTATCTTCCTCACAGGAAGGGTGGCTACAACCCCTTCAATCTTATTTTGGAGAGTTAAGATAGCAGtgcaaaacattttagaagcaaaGCTGATCAGGTATGTACCAGTGCTTAGCAGCCTAAAATATATTTGGCTACTTCTATTGGTTCTAAAAGGATCCTGTTTTAGTGCGATGGAACCAGGGCTGCCTTCAACTTCTAATTACCATTTTGGCTGAATGCCAAAGCTGTTCACTAGACCTGTGCAGTAGGCATGGATATATACATTTATGTTTTAACCTAGTTCACAGAAAAGTGCAAGGGACTCCACTTCTTCATACTTTCTCTTGCTCACCATTAACAGTTGATGGTAGCAAGTGAATAgcctttactttttttcagtgaatagTCATGTCTCTGATAAGGTCAAACAATGAATTAAGGAAAAACTTTGTCTGCTTCTGCACTGTACAGCTGAATAAGGCTTACAGCAACATGACCTCTAAGGATTCTAATGTTGCACTTTtcacatgaaaagaaatgacAAGCCTAACACTATAAAATACCTAGTAAAGCACTTTTAAACATTGCAGAACAAAGCCAAATAGCCTGTCCAATAAGCAATCAACAGCTTGATCCCATTCTACATTACTTTTCTTGCCACCATATTTATTTCCCTAATATAGAATAACAGTGTTCTATACCCTAGTTTTTCTATACAactattattctttttttcagccagAGAGCTGTAGTTGTTTTGATAAAGCAGACAGGAACATTAAAGCTCCCAAATAAGTGAGTGTATGTGTAGAtttataaatttcattttagatATTGTCAATAACCTATATTGGCATTAACCTACAGAAAGGAATAGAGCTGCACAGCGTTCAATTATCCATAACAGTGTTTGAATTATAACATTAAAGGTTCTTCTTCAGAACTTCTCAGAGTTGCTATCTTGCTTGAGTATTTCATGTTCTGCTCAACAGGCAGCTGACACAGTACAGTCATGAAGACATGCCAGATCTTTTACACTCTCCtgaattatattaaaaataaattaaagctgCACAGGATGCACTAAGAATATTAGACAAAAGATTTTATGCTCTTGCgattttcacttaaaaatgaaagaaaactttaattcacagaaaaattatttgtagcATCTTAAAAATTCCGATTAAAAATGTAGAGCATAGAATGGAAAAATCATATTAGGTCATGAAGTCTTCAAGAGTATGTTGAGGCAAAACGGTTTTACAAAGTCTGTGTACTCACTTTGGTATATAAAGGATATCTGACAGAAGTAAGTGAGAGCACAAGCttgaaaatatctgtatttcaATATATCTCTAACCCTTCCGTTTATTTTGCTGCTATCCATCAAATTTTCTGAcacaagattttctttttatatgttGTTCTCTGGAATAAAAACCTGTTTTAAAGGCTTCAGAATGAGTTCTTTGACTTTCCAGCCATCTACCAAATAAAGGAGAAATGATTGCCACATATTTAAAGATAAACCTTGAGGTGAATCCAGAATATATTAAAAGAAcataaagaaatgcaaaactaTGGTATAATGAACCTAATCTggaaagagtaatttttttagtGGTTTGCCTGGGTGACTGAACAGGTCATTGCACTTGTTTTTATCTCATAGGGATAACTTACAAAGCACTTTGAGACCTTCGGTGTGCTCACTACTGATATCCACCTTGGAAacattatataaaaaaaaaatccttacatTATTTCCCAAAGTAACTGTCCTGTTCTCTGTTAGTGAATCTATATATGTATCAACTATacacatttaatattttcagtgacaatgaacacatttttctttctttggcaGTGCTACCTGGTTCTCatacatttcatttaaattaagtCCAGCTTTAATTATCGCTCCTGAATGTCTCATTGTATCTCTTTCTGTAGAATATATACTAATGACTCATAATTTCCCTCTATTTTTATAGGAATTCATGCAAGCTtaccctaattttttttctataatttgctttgcatttagagaaaatgaacaatagtttaatttaaaattaaatttataaaatagtGGGGCTGATTGCAGCCCTCATTTATATCCCTGAAAATCCAGGAAAGTTACCAGTTGCATATGAAGCATACATTTAACAAAAATCTGCCTCCTCTCATAAAACtttatatgattttttaaagacCTTACATTAATTTTTCCCTCTGATTTGAATCATATTCTGTCTGTCATTTCTGCATGATTATGAGTGGTTAGATTTTTTGTCAAcatctatgaaaaaaaaaaccagtctgtAAAAGGCCTTCCATGACAAATTCtatagagagaaagaaagaaaaaaagaaagaaagaaagaaagaaagaaatcaatctCAGTATTAATAATTGTGATTTGTAAGGAATATTCCTTAAATATTCCTGCAAAAACCTTAGTAAACAGAATCACTACCTTTTTGgctaaatattaattttcatcaTTCTTTATAAATGTGAGAACTCAGAAATGCTGATGGAATCATGCCTATGCAAGAACCTTTCATTTTGAACAGACTTCAGATACAACTTTAAGAATGAACAATTACAGTCGTGAGCGATTTAACCACTGTTATCCAACACAGATTAATTCTGCTCTGTCAGTAACTTTTATGGTGCATTATCTAGCTCAAAATTCTCAAAGAGAGTAAAAGAGAGGATTTAAACAAAGTAACTGGTTTCATGCTTAGCTAGCATTCAGTTAAATAAGCACAGATGTGGGTTTTATCTGCTTAAAAGTAAAGTTatggttttcttattttaactCTCAAGTTTTAACGTACATCAGAAAGGCTGTTGCTGCAATGAATAATTTAATCACTGCTGCCTATTACACGCTACTACACAGCAAGCATATTTGCAAAGCTGTGAAAGACACTGGCCAAGTGTCAGCCCTCCCTGTAACTCAGCCGGCCTGGCAGTATATCCACGGCAAGGAACTCAGGGAGCTCCGAGGCGGCCAGAGGGCAGTTGTGGTAGGGAAGGGAGTGAAGAGGTCACAACAGAATTGCACCAGATCAGCAAGACACTTTAGAGAGATGAAAGGTCACCACGGGCTCCGTGCTGCTGTGGTGTCATTTCAGCTGCTTGTCCCTTGGTGGAGTTCTTGAGTTAGTTTCTCCTTTCCGTCAAATGGCTTTAACTGCTTCTTGTGGGGGTTCTGTCCTTGTTTTTACCCTGCTTTCGAATTTTCTGTCGTGTTTACCGTATTTAACCTTTTCCACGTATTATTTTGAATACGTTACGTTCAAGccaatatgatttttttttccccttctgaagCTTCTTTTTCGTTTGTGAGCGCAAATAGCAATATGCAGCATGTATTTGTTAATGTATAGAGTGGTATGGATATGTATATAATCTGTCTCTCTTTAACCAGAGATGGATTCCCACTGCAGATCCCAGAAGTAATTTTCCAGTGAGAGCCACTGACATTCCTAAACTGTGAAAACCAAATTGTCGTGGGCTGAAAGCGACAACTGCAGACGCGAGTTCTGCTGCCGGCTGCTGAAGCCGGGCTCAGCCAACACATGAAGATAAACCAACCATTAATTATATCTGCATATTTTAACGATGACCCCTGTCTTTCCAATCAACAACTACAACAACGACAACAAAGCCCCACTGCAGAGCATCAGGAGCTTGGGGGATGCAGAGAGCCGGGGAAGCTCCCAGGCTGCTTTAGGATTTCCCCACGTACAGCAGGCTGCGATTGTCAGCAAGACGGATTCCTTCCCACACGCAAGATGCCACTTCGGTGGCCTTATCAGATGTTCCCTTTAAGGACACAAGCTCCTATTTCCCCTCTGTATATCACCAGCATCTCGGgctattttatttattacagaCGATTACATTTGTGATCCCTCTTCCCACTTGATCTCACCAGATCAGGAGGACAAATGCCGTGTCGTGTCTGAGCGCGTGTGGGCGTCTGTGTGCATCGGAGAGGGGGGGCAGCCGGGAGAGGGGGGGAGTTACACTGCGCAACAGATTTGCCCGAGAGGGACAAACCTCCCCCGCTTGaaagagctgggcttgttccGACCGACACCCGGGAAGCTGTGGGCGCACGGGCCGCGGGACCGGGAGTCTACGGTGCCGGGGAGGGGTAGAGAGGGTGTGGGGGTAATTCTACTCCCTCCCCGCTCGAACGAGCGGGGTGCGGGGGACACACGGCCAGCACAGCCCCGTCCTCCCCCCGGCAGCCGGGGCACGTGGACCGGGAACAGCGCGGCCATCCACCATGCAGCGCACGTCGGGCCCATTTCCCACGCCGGCCGCCTGCCCTGGGGGAGgatgggaggaggggagggaggaagggagaatgATAGAAAAGGGGGGCCGTTACCTCTGCTCCGAAAGAGGAACCAATCCACTGTGAAGGACGCAGCACTCCCGAGCAGGAAAGACATTGCACATTCAGAGAGAGATTGCATGTGAAGACactgcaaaaaagaaagaaagggagggggggacaggggggcgCAGACCGCGTGTGAAAGGCATAGTGTGTGTAAGAGAGGCCAGTGAGGgtaggaagggaagggggagcaATTGCACATggcaagagaaagaaatcacTCATTCGCTTGAAAGAGGCTCTCGCAAAGCAGACCGTAGTAAAAACAACGGGGAAGGAGACGCAGGCAAGAGGCGAGCGTCCATGCCGTGCAACAGCCCGGAATCCGATTAAAGTTTATGGCGGGGAGGTTAAAAACGCTCTCATCCCGCCCCTTCCCTGGCGAATACATTAAGTTTCCTGGCTGCGTTTAAAAACACAAAGGGAAGGGAACCGCTGGAGCTGCGGTTCCCAATTGTATTTCCAGTGCAGGGAACCAGTGTAACGCAGTATGCTGGTATTCCTACGTACTGGCATGTCTGGATCTTACACTGAGAGCAAAATTTCCTCCTCTCGGTGCTCCAGAACAGCGAGGGGGAATTTTGATAAATTCAAGTTGCTTGGCAAATATAATAGGGATTTGGTACTAATCCTACTTAACCCGCTGCGAAGGCGCTGCGCTCCCGAACCCCCCTCCTCCGTCCGGGACTGCGGCGGTGAGCACTGAGCCTGCGCCGAGCTGGGCTTTCTCGCTGATGCTGCAGATAGAAAGCCGAGTGTCTCCAGCATCAGCGGGGGAGGGTTTTCGTGTACTGGCGAGGCAGGGAGAGCGGCCGGGGCCGGTGCCAGGGCCGGAGGAGGCGCCgaaggagcagccctgcagccctccGGAGAGGGAAGcagtccctccctccccagcgcCGACTCCATGCGGCGCGGCTCTGCCGCTCTGTGTCTCTGGACTCCTCAAGGAAAGAGGTGGCaaccttccctccctcctgcaaTCACTCACCGCCCCAAATGACAAAGACACGCTGTGACCGTTGCTTTGAACCACCTCAACATATCCGGCCGCTTTTTTGCTCAAATATATCATCGCGATGAAAGAGAGACATTTCACTACATTCGTCTGCATGCGTTTTTATTCAAAATAGCCATTTGTAACGAGGAATTCATACACAAACACATACAGAACCCGCAACAACTTGTTTTCCCACATGTGTTCACAGTGGGAGAAAGAGCAGCTGGATTCCTGCCTTCCCCTCGCTAcgcgcacgcacacacacacacatgaacACACCCGCGCACATACACCCTCATACGCGCGCACACACAGCCGCACACCAGGTTCTCTCCCCACCGGCTGCCCCAAGCTCGCCTGCCCCCGGagtctccctcttttccctccgGGCTCCGAGCAGAGAGGACAGGTAAGGAGCCAGGCATCATCAAGGGTAGGGCAGGAGCACACAAAAGCCATAGGCTATTAAATGGCTCAAAGTCAAAAGGAGACGCGAACTAGGGACGCCAGAATAAGCAAAGTTGAACCGGAGAGCTTTACCGTTAAAGTTTATTTCCCACTTACCCAGGTAGGTGACGCTACATTTTAGCAATCATCGAAGCAGCAAGTCTCTGTTCGGAAATAAATCTGTTACTTCTAACATGTGTTTATTCTGCTAACCCTCTCGCTCCCTTCCTGATCATCTTCTTCGAGgtgtttttgcttgtttgtttttttttttttttttctcctaggaTATCCACAAACATGCTGAAAAGACACATTCAAAACATGGTAATAGGAAGAACACAATCACAAAGACGGGGAGGCtgaaaaagcactgggaaacagGACGAAAGTCTGAGATCTAAGGCAGCCCCCCTGCCTCCCTGGAGTTTTATGCAGTTACAGTGACTGCAGCTATTTCACAAAAGCACCGACACAACAGGGGAAGGTGGGAATCTGCGAAACGAGTTTCCTTACCAGCTTGATTCCGCAAAATGCagaatagaagaaaagaaaggcgaacaaacatttgctttaaaaatcgTTGCTCGATTCACAGTCTATAGCGGACGTGGGGAGGGAAAGGGTAGGAGAAAATCACTACAGATCACGGGTTTAAGAAGACAACAGACGCAACACTCGGGCGTGAAATGAGGATCAGTTTGGAGGACTGAACTGGTGTTTTGTGATGAGCAGCTATCCCACTTGCAGCActagcagcagcagagacagagggTAAGACTGAGCTTTCTGGAGTGCAGCGCTTGACTcgtcctccctcctcctccctccctccctgcctccctccctccctccctgcctcccgccctccctccctctctcactctcgctctctctctctgctctccctctttctctctctccctctctctttctgtgtGTATGTAGCGCAGgcggctctgctgctgcagcgtCAGGGAAGAGCTACCGAGAGgcttcagcagctccctccACTTTGGGCAAACTTGCCGGTTTACcgcttcttcttttttttccgtttcttttttttttttttttcttccgaGTGGGAAGCTTCTCAATTGCCattcaacattttaaagcacaagCCGCTCTGCCGTGAAAGCGCCTGATCCACACTTCTCTGAAAGACACAGGAGGGAATGCACAATTGCAGATTTCACCCACTGTGGCGGTGCAGATCACAGGAAACAACTGACTGATacaattttatttgcaaatagaactctgtattatttttttttaatcgcGTTGCGGgtcttttcccctcccctttgcCATTCTGCTTTATATGGATGTAATTCAGAATCTGTGTTAATTCACATGGGGGATCCAGTTACATCTTGTTCCGCTCCGGGTATAATTACGAGAGACCAATAATCGCCTTTGGACACATAGTTTTGTTGCTAACCTTTGAACTGAAAGGATCAAGTTCAGATCTGGTTACCTGCATTGGGAcgggaaggaagaggagagagagagactgcaATCTCATTTGTGAATCGCTCTCAGTGCTGCAGATCCAGATTGCTTTAACACATGCAGTGCAAATGCAGGTaaggcacacacacaaactgcGGATGCAAAAACAAACTTGGGACTGTTGTGTGTCTATGTTCTTATCTCCAGACTTGCAAATTCTGGGCAAACGGCTTCTGCAGTTTCTGTATCGTTGCTTTGTGACTAATGACCTTGCGCagagttgttaaaaaaaaaatccgcTCCGGAGAAAGAGCTGAACATTTTAGGCGATCTCTGAAGATGGATTTGGGTGCTTTTCTGCCAACCAAAGGGGATATTCTGTGGACTGCACTGTAATACTCGGGGTTCTTCTATCAGCTGTGCAGCTACCGACattattgggatttttttttctttacttttttttttttttttttaagaactgcCCTTTGCTAAGAGGATTTGGAGTTTTCCCAAGCCCTTTGAATAAAGcaaatcacaatttttttttccctgtgtgtgcagagagGGGGAAGAATAAAGCTAATGCCTTGGTCGTAAACGGCTGAGcgagagggagagagagagagaaaagagagtgTGTGAATTGTAGTTAACTCTAGTGTCGAAGACGACGACCTGGGGGGCTTCGAATCGtacagtgctgctcctgcttttatTGCAAACCTTGCAAAGTGATTACA is from Corvus moneduloides isolate bCorMon1 chromosome 5, bCorMon1.pri, whole genome shotgun sequence and encodes:
- the LOC116444273 gene encoding uncharacterized protein LOC116444273 isoform X3, producing MQTNVVKCLSFIAMIYLSKKAAGYVEVVQSNGHSVSLSFGAVSDCRREGRLPPLSLRSPETQSGRAAPHGVGAGEGGTASLSGGLQGCSFGASSGPGTGPGRSPCLASTRKPSPADAGDTRLSICSISEKAQLGAGSVLTAAVPDGGGGFGSAAPSQRVNVFTCNLSLNVQCLSCSGVLRPSQWIGSSFGAEHQNDEQARH
- the LOC116444273 gene encoding uncharacterized protein LOC116444273 isoform X4; translation: MQTNVVKCLSFIAMIYLSKKAAGYVEVVQSNGHSVSLSFGAVSDCRREGRLPPLSLRSPETQSGRAAPHGVGAGEGGTASLSGGLQGCSFGASSGPGTGPGRSPCLASTRKPSPADAGDTRLSICSISEKAQLGAGSVLTAAVPDGGGGFGSAAPSQRVNVFTCNLSLNVQCLSCSGVLRPSQWIGSSFGAEVVSRDLCSD
- the LOC116444273 gene encoding uncharacterized protein LOC116444273 isoform X2; translation: MQTNVVKCLSFIAMIYLSKKAAGYVEVVQSNGHSVSLSFGAVSDCRREGRLPPLSLRSPETQSGRAAPHGVGAGEGGTASLSGGLQGCSFGASSGPGTGPGRSPCLASTRKPSPADAGDTRLSICSISEKAQLGAGSVLTAAVPDGGGGFGSAAPSQRVNVFTCNLSLNVQCLSCSGVLRPSQWIGSSFGAEPCRCQVLKSADSVFENIRASE
- the LOC116444273 gene encoding uncharacterized protein LOC116444273 isoform X5; protein product: MQTNVVKCLSFIAMIYLSKKAAGYVEVVQSNGHSVSLSFGAVSDCRREGRLPPLSLRSPETQSGRAAPHGVGAGEGGTASLSGGLQGCSFGASSGPGTGPGRSPCLASTRKPSPADAGDTRLSICSISEKAQLGAGSVLTAAVPDGGGGFGSAAPSQRVNVFTCNLSLNVQCLSCSGVLRPSQWIGSSFGAEDITM
- the LOC116444273 gene encoding uncharacterized protein LOC116444273 isoform X1 is translated as MQTNVVKCLSFIAMIYLSKKAAGYVEVVQSNGHSVSLSFGAVSDCRREGRLPPLSLRSPETQSGRAAPHGVGAGEGGTASLSGGLQGCSFGASSGPGTGPGRSPCLASTRKPSPADAGDTRLSICSISEKAQLGAGSVLTAAVPDGGGGFGSAAPSQRVNVFTCNLSLNVQCLSCSGVLRPSQWIGSSFGAECIQERCIPTKTKSGKNTRRPVWMNEVKLKHKKEDYRGWNQGQIAWNEYREINWAARDQNTNTKALMELNPPMNIRATRKASIGKLAIKGRLRMIWTLSGRKWITQEMKKTELSNDFSALVFNRKCPRHAA